The genomic window TAAAATACGatacaaattaaatcaaatctgtCTCTCTCCACTGTTGTGAATCCGTCTTTTTGTCTCCATTGGTGACACAGACAGGTACAAATCCCACAATGCATCTGTACATCTTTTTAATTTCCTGGGCTCCAAAATGAGACAatagattagcattagcattagcggccAAGCTAACGGCACTAATGTCCATTTTGTCAGTTTCCCGGGCTCTGCTGTACAGTAGTGACCCCATgtatcccacaatgcatcagtgtgAGTTGTGGTTGGTGCCAGAGTGCTGCTGTGGGCTCAGTAACCgtggtttgagtgtaaatccagTGGTTTGGAGCTAAATGTGTGTTGGATtagtggagctggagcctggttgTAAATGTCGTGGTGTTTGTTGGACCAGTGTTGGAGGCAGTAACACTCACCCatccatggacacacacacaggagcagctgtCAGCCCTCACACACTGATCTGAGAACAGCCTTAAACCTACAAACACCAGGGGACACATCTGGACTCATTCAGTAGCACACAGACACTAGATCTGCTCTGAAGGCTCATTCTGTGTCCACTTCACACTGATTCTCTGGACAGGGGTCAGTAATGTTGGACATGAGCGCTGACTTTGGACcgacccaacaacaacaacatttacAACTGACACTAATacgttttgtgtgtgtgagtgaaatgacactaaataaagaaatgagtCCAGTTCAAAAGCACCACACAAACATTACATATCAGCACAAATGTCTGCACACACAATCAGAAATGGACCCCATCAAATGTTCAAATATCAAGGTGAACCCAATAAACCACCgctgtcaaacatggggcccgtgggccaaagcggcccaccaaagggtccagtctggcccatgggatgagtttgtgaaaatgtccaaatgacactgaagatatgaacaatcatttgAGTTCAGAGGACACGTAGACCAATTCCATCTGAGCTCAGAGCAGGAAAATACTGTCAGAACATCCACAAAGACTGAAAACTACAcagttttctatttgttttagtggaagAAAGCAAATGTTTACCTTCACAAACTATTTTAATGATCTTAACAATTCAGACCaactgtaaatatcttcatataaatcagtgtaattgggccgaaattctgcctgttattaaatgttttgtgtatttgtagatccactgggatctggatgttgtaatgtacgtgtaaatgataaactgagacacaatagtgttaaaattgcacttattttttcataataaatcCCAGTTTTTTCacggttgttcatattattcgcATTTTTAaggaatagtttgtagatgtaattcttttaataatgtaattggacttttttcactctgaaacagagaaaagtttgtaatTGACATTCTTTCTCTATTATTCTgatcttattttcctggttcggatccacttcagatcattttgggctgaatgtgaaacctgaacaaacatgagtttgacacctgtggaataaaTGATAAGCGGACATAGAACGATACAGGCTGAGAAACTGTCCAAGGTAAAGCAGTTCAAGTCCACAGTGAACTGTTTCATCCAATGGATCTGAACCAGCAGCAGAACCATGAGGCAACAGGAGGAAGAACACAAGGGTCCACGGTAGAAAAAGCACCTGAGCAACAACAGGGAACCCACAAACAAACACCACAAGACCACTATGTAGACCAGGACCACACTGGACCATGGGACAGGAACCACAGGAGACACATGGGCTTCATATACAGGGGTTGAATGGACACAGGTGAAAGACATGAGGGAGGAGACGGCCATCAGGTAGGACAGGAagtcaacacaaaacacacaagcaacaggaaacacacacacgacTAGTAGAACACATAGAAGAGAGGAGTTCAAGTATGACATAAACCTCAGAAATCTGCAGAATACGCCCAAACCTGGATGTATGAATGAGTCCAACTCTTCAGAATGGAACTTCAGTAGCACTTGTGTAATGTGAGGCTGGAGCGCCAACGGAAACAGTCCAACACTGACATTTCAGAAACACCACCAATCACACACAATCTACACACATTTACTGTCAAAGGTTTGGAGGAACTTTACTGCAGGTCTGATGGGATTGTGATGTGACTAAAGGTGGGCGTGGTCTGCTCAGTGGATGGAGAGCAGGTGTGTGAATgtgaacaggtgtgtgtgattACTGGAGGGACAGACTCTGGGTTTGGGATTGAAAAAGGCAGTCAGTCCGCCGAGTGGGCCAGTTCAGTAATAGTTCTGCAATGGTTGGAAAACAAAGACTTTgtggagaatggatttgcttAAATCAGGCGatccgtttatttgtgcacaaatgagaaacCTGACAGatgaagcttcgccctctctcaagagtcagttctacctaatacagaaaatcagtctaacttatagaggctgtgctaagcttacatgggattggttaatataaaatatgacgtatgatactgtcgctaagcagaagaaagaatgtcagatggacacaggacagaatgtaagaccttggagtcattctgggaggtttggaaagttactctttgttgaattccagaactgagagagctcatgctctgctatgggctaaaagtTCCAACTGTACcttgtgctatctttagagataaagtagcttacaatatCCAGAATcgagaagctgactgagagaaacattcatgttttgaagaaCACAGGTGTCTTgcaaactaacagttgtgaggagccaagaacagaaaacttatggtcagcattaaggattaaaatcagtattaacagttCCTTTGATGTATATTTGTATCGTTGTATTTATTTGAATGTGTTGGACAGTGGTGGTGGAGGCTTAGCTGGGGGAACTTACCTGTACAGTGTAGTGAGGGGAGGGGCTTCTACTTCCTGCGTGATGTCACATTGGTTGCGGTGCAGGACAGGTTGTGTAGCCAAGCAAATGTGTAACTGCAGTGCTTCCAGTAGAGGGTGATAGCGTGCTGGGTTTGGAGTGTGCCTTAAGGTTTGCAGTGATTGGTTGAAGAGGGTAATAGTGGGAGGAGCCTTTTCCAGAGCCCTGGCAGTGCAGAACCCCCCTGGTTGCAGCTCAGTCCTTCTTTTCTGAACTGTATTCTCTTATTGTAATCCAGATGATTGTATTATTGGAACCACTCTTCTCTGGGTGGTGACTGGACGGCTCTGACTTGGTGACTTTCAGCTCACCATCCTGGTTCAAATCCACATTTATTTACAGTCtgaactgcctcctgtcctgtccaactggCAGGATGGAAGGAGCCTTTACAAGCTGATGGAGTGACAGCGCTCACAGCCAGTCACATATATGAtagcaaaaccacagagccaatcggagagcgatatTTAGGTTAGAGTGGGGACTTGTAGCAGAGATTGACTGTttaccctttgtgtgccataatcattgactaaacactacggacactggttgtattgatagtgagtacacagtagtgggtggatattggtagggacatgtccctagtGTCCCCACCCAATTCTAAGCCCCTGatattaagaaaaatgaacaaaaattaataacaaattaacaaaataatgaataatatgaaaaaaataagcaaaaactgaaacaacatgaaataaaaaaaaaaaaaaaagtaaattaagcaagaaaatgaacaaaaacagccaaatacagaggataaaatataataaatgacttaacaaaggttaaatacagacaaaaacaccatcatcttctacatgcAGCACATTCAAAACAGTCTCCTGCTGACATGGACCTGCTACTGTTTACCTCCAGAAAAAACAGACCcacagatgatggtgtttccaccatGCTCCACCTCCCATTGTCTGATGCTAGAACACCTACACCAGGCTGCTGTTCATAGATTTCAGCAGTGCCTTTAATCCCATCATCCAGCAGCAGCTGGTGGAAAAGCTGCAGCTGCTGAAGGTGGACGACAGCATCTGACACTGGCTCTAGAACTTCCAGACTCACCCACAGCAGACAGTTAGGGTGGACAAGCGCACATCAAAGACCATCCCACTGAGCACTGGACTCCACAGGGCAGTGTCCTGAGTCCCCTGCTCTTCAGCCTGCTCACCTTGGACTGCACTGCCAGGTACTGCAGCAACCACATGTTGAAGTTGGCAGATGATACGACGGAGGTGGACCTCATGAAGGAGAACAGTGAGTCTGCATAGAGGGAAGGAGTCAAACAGCTGAGTTCATGGTGCACTTCTCACAACCTCAATGTGGACCAGACCAGGGAGGTTGTTGTGGATTTGAGGAGGGCTGGCAGACAGGATCATGCACCATTCCACATCAACAGGACTGCTGTGGAGAAGGTCAGCAGTGGGAAGTACCTGGGGGTCCACACTGACCACAACCTCACTTCAAACACTAACACCTGGGCAGTACTCAAAAAAGCTCAGCAGCGGCTCCACCCCCTCTACAGACTCAGGAAAAGAGGCCCCCCCACCACACACCTCCCCACCTCCTGAAGGGGCACTGTCCAAAGTGTCCTGACCTATGGCTCCACCTCCTGGTTCAGGTGCTGCAATGCACAGGACAAAAAGCAGCTTCACACACTGGTcaagacagacacaaaaaaacattGGCGGACCCCTCCCCTGCCCGATGGAGCTATAGCAGCAGCACTACATcagcagagccccccccccccccccccccatccttccATCACATCTTCTCCCTTTGGCCATCAGGGAGAAGATCCAGCAGCATCAGCTGTAAAACTAGCAGGAGGCTGAACAGCTGGTCTCCTCAGGCTATAAGGCATATGATGGACTGTCCCCCCTCCCCACATGCATCCCCACACTCACCATGGACAGTTAGTCAAATGTCAAGTTCACAGACTGAATGCACTATGGACCAATGGACTGATTTGATCTGTTTGGATTTTTCTTCTGATGTTTTTAATCCAGTTTATTTATgatgatgtttatttatttatttgccgtTGCTACTGCACTAGAGTCACAGACTGAGGAACGAAATCTCATTCTCTTGTGTATGTAAGTGCACAgtgaaaatgacaatgaaaatccttgaatccttgaacattgattgaccagtaaaaccagtggagttggatcaatgacagtggatggacacacttgtttttacattcaattattgatcttttttatttttaaatatggaaaatacaggatttatagTGATAACATGCAAAAGACAGAgaataatatttgaataaatgctgataaatcacctaaaaaaagttaaatacagagaaactttcatttgtgaactgacactaaaataacactgggtctttatgggttaaaatccaaaACATATCAACACTTGAACAACTTCTGCTAATCAAGTGACGTTCCAATGAACCAAATGAAAGGGCAGATCATCCGAACCCTGAAAAAGTGGAGTGAACTGATTTGGCTTCAACTGAACGTCAACTAATGTGTGTTGGAAGCACAGATGCAGCATTAAAACAGGAAAAGCAGCATGAAGTCTGAAATCCAGAATGTAGCAGAGGAGGCCACGGCCAATATTGGATTCATTCATGTTCATTTCATGGACAGTGACGGTGAAAAGGAGGTTTGGGTCCAATTACTgcaaaaaatggactaaaatactGTCAAAATAGTACAAATACATGTTCACAGTGAAGTAAAGATGGAGAAAGAGCTGAGAATAacatcaaataccattaaaaataaagataaaatctaATATCCAAATCCAATAACCTCTGTAAAATACAACGgggtattagggccacataagaaaagaaATACACTACGAGAAGAAAGTCGGAAAAcattgagataaaacccataattttatgtgAACAAAGTCGAataaaagagtcataattttatgagaataaaaccataatattatgagaataatgttgtaatttacaaacaggtgagaaaaatatcataaattacagaataaagtcgtacccactcgttgcataatgtagaacttggaacattttgtgaggttctactttcatttggggtttatgcacaaaggccaaatactgagcctattaaccccgcccaccatcaacacattagcattagttgtctgctccaacagaagtgaaagttccaattagccccgcccaccatcaacacattagcattagttgtccgctccaacagaagtgaaagttgataCTTTgcttgttgcgttcgctgtaactggaaactgtcatcaacaaggcttaaggcttacaatttataaattatgactttttaatcgTATAATTGCaaatttattctcaaaatattccaaccacaaaattattttcgttaaattgtgttgtttttttttgttaaactacGATTTTATTTTTGGAAAATTACAGGTTCTATCTCAATATTTTGAGACTTTCTTCTTGTAGTgacttgtgtttttattttcttatgtggcccatATACACCATTGTAGTAAAGctaactgtatttggacagctTCCTTACCCCATAGAATTCTGATCGGAATCAGCGCTGAAATAAAAACTGTAGAGAACATCTGTAATCAGTCGGAAtcagattatttcattacaaatgTCTAATGCATGGCAGTGAAGTTCCCTCCTCAGTCTGATTTCAATGCAtccactgaaacagaagaagatgGAATTCaccgtagggttctatacaggcgccgtagggttctatacagacactgtagggttctatagacgctgtagggttctatacaggcgccgtagggttctatacagacaTTGCAGGGTTCTATACAGACACTGTAGGGTTTTATAGATGCCATAGGGTTCTATACGAACAATGTCGGGTTCTATAGACGCTGTACGGTTCTATACAGACAATGCAGGGTTCTATATAGACACTGTAGGGTTCTATAGATgccgtagggttctatacagacaATGCAGGGTTCTATAGGCGCCGTATCGTTCTATACAGGCACTGTAAAGTTCAATAAAGATgatgtagggttctatacaggcactgtagggttctatacggaTGCCTTGGGGTTCTAAAATGGTGCCATAGGGTTCTATATAGGCACTGTAGGGTtttatacaggtgctgtagggctCTATAGacgtgctgtagggttctatacaggtaggatgctgttatggactgtttgatgtcttgttcacacagacagaccagtgatcctggtccaggttctgttcagtgCTGTGTGAAACCTTACTTTGGTAGATTactctcagtattttaatctgtcaaaatgaccaatggccttcagaattttccgtcatctttaaaaaaaaaatctgtcagtaacaGAATATTTCTGCTTATCGCGACCTCTGACTGATTCAATGTCCACAAAGTCAATCAGAAGTAGTATCTGAATAGAAACCTGGTACTTAATGACCTCCACTAGTTGAACTTTTCTTCCTGGTGGTAGGTGGAGCTTCTGTAatgtcactgttttgtgaaggtggTGCATTAGAGCACGCTTCTGTACTCtgaagacaacaaaacacagctttcagtctggtgtttgtcttcacatctggatcctgtgaagccTGATCTGGAGGTTTTGAAGTCTGATGTTCCTGTCAGAAGAAGTGGTTGCTGCTGGTTCAGacacactgtgtttcttcttgtcatctgatgctgaggtactGTTTGGTCCAGACGCTGATGATTCACATCTTCGCTGATGATGGGAGAGAGAAGATCATGTTCAGATTGAGGAGAATCTGTTTGGACATTGataacactccaactgttttgacGCTGATTGTCTAGAGTCTTACTTTTTGTAcaactgttcagtttttgtcttgaCTGGAAATGTTGGACACATTCGTGTTTGGTACATTGTGAACCTATGATAAAAGAACTGTCACCAAAACTACACTGGTTGGGATTCTCTCCAATATGGGTCCGTTGGTGATACTTGTAAGAGGAAGATGACCAGAATATCTTTGTGCACCTATCACAAGGGTACATCAACTTCTTGTGGTGAACACGGCGATGAGAATGTAAAGCAGATGAGGAtatgaaagtctttccacactgctcacagtcatatggtctttcgcCAGTGTGGGTGCGTTGATGGTATTTAAGCCCACTCATAGTGctgaaagccttcccacactggtTACAATcaaatggtctttctccagtgtggatgcgttggtggatttttagatcATTTGCTATGATAAAAgtttttccacactggtcacagctaTATGGTCTttttccagtgtggatgcgttgatgCCTTTTAAAAGCACTTGCTATggtaaaagtcttcccacactggtcacagtaatatggtctttctccagtgtggatgcgtagaTGTTCTTTCAGCACACTCATTGTggtaaaagtcttcccacactggtcacagttatatggtttttctccagtgtggatgcgttggtgaatTTTTAAGTGACTTGCTatagtgaaagtcttcccacactggtgacagtaatatggtctttctccagtgtggatgcgcaggtgaatttttaagtgatttgctatagtgaaagtcttcccacactggtaacagtaatatggtctttctccagtgtggatgcgttgatgGTCCTTCAGCCCGCTCattgtggtgaaagtctttccacactggtcacagtcacatggtctttc from Sphaeramia orbicularis chromosome 16, fSphaOr1.1, whole genome shotgun sequence includes these protein-coding regions:
- the LOC115436265 gene encoding zinc finger protein 345-like isoform X2, with the translated sequence MDGRPTCYQCGKTFTRMSVLKEHQRIHTGEKPYHCDQCGKTFTRMSGLKKHLLIHTGERPCDCDQCGKTFTTMSGLKEHQRVHTGEKPYYCEQCGKTFTRMSGLKKHLLIHTGERPCDCDQCGKTFTTMSGLKDHQRIHTGERPYYCYQCGKTFTIANHLKIHLRIHTGERPYYCHQCGKTFTIASHLKIHQRIHTGEKPYNCDQCGKTFTTMSVLKEHLRIHTGERPYYCDQCGKTFTIASAFKRHQRIHTGKRPYSCDQCGKTFIIANDLKIHQRIHTGERPFDCNQCGKAFSTMSGLKYHQRTHTGERPYDCEQCGKTFISSSALHSHRRVHHKKLMYPCDRCTKIFWSSSSYKYHQRTHIGENPNQCSFGDSSFIIGSQCTKHECVQHFQSRQKLNSCTKTKM
- the LOC115436265 gene encoding zinc finger protein 883-like isoform X1, translating into MDGRPTCYQCGKTFTRMSVLKEHQRIHTGEKPYHCDQCGKTFTRMSGLKKHLLIHTGERPCDCDQCGKTFTTMSGLKEHQRVHTGEKPYYCEQCGKTFTRMSGLKKHLLIHTGERPCDCDQCGKTFTTMSGLKDHQRIHTGERPYYCYQCGKTFTIANHLKIHLRIHTGERPYYCHQCGKTFTIASHLKIHQRIHTGEKPYNCDQCGKTFTTMSVLKEHLRIHTGERPYYCDQCGKTFTIASAFKRHQRIHTGKRPYSCDQCGKTFIIANDLKIHQRIHTGERPFDCNQCGKAFSTMSGLKYHQRTHTGERPYDCEQCGKTFISSSALHSHRRVHHKKLMYPCDRCTKIFWSSSSYKYHQRTHIGENPNQCSFGDSSFIIGSQCTKHECVQHFQSRQKLNSCTKSKTLDNQRQNSWSVINVQTDSPQSEHDLLSPIISEDVNHQRLDQTVPQHQMTRRNTVCLNQQQPLLLTGTSDFKTSRSGFTGSRCEDKHQTESCVLLSSEYRSVL